A single genomic interval of Pseudomonadota bacterium harbors:
- a CDS encoding TolC family outer membrane protein: MKFTVKAMLAGAGLMIMSPAGYTETLGQAVQLALQNHPDIKIAKNQKHSIEHEWRIAKAGYLPSLDVAAGYGVERSENNTTRNRAGRNGTNGDAHRTLNRYESSVTASQMLFDGYETSSEICQQKERFNSARYNVMEVEETVSLAAVEAYIEVLRNMELVAISKDNYNTHLRYLKQIKQRAEGGRGNMADVRQADGRVALIRANLQAAEGDLANAKANYLEVVGKLPEGVSLPTPPVEVLPSTIDDAIARAIANNPALGSAQHDIKAAKAAKQTAKASFYPRFDAELEASHDHNLSGQSEKGTDRNYQAMVRMRYNLYSGGADRARVRERASRVQEARESLERDRRLVEEGMYVAWNNLETARTRIQPLSQHVMASDATRKAYSEQFDIGQRSLLDLLDSEIEFYGARSALVNAKYALDFAVYNVLAQSGELANTVGGHRS; encoded by the coding sequence ATGAAATTTACAGTTAAAGCAATGCTTGCAGGTGCTGGTCTTATGATCATGAGCCCTGCTGGCTACACTGAAACTCTTGGCCAAGCTGTCCAGCTGGCTCTACAAAACCACCCAGATATTAAAATTGCAAAAAACCAGAAGCACTCTATTGAGCACGAATGGCGCATTGCTAAAGCTGGCTACCTGCCAAGCCTAGACGTAGCAGCAGGCTACGGTGTTGAACGCAGCGAGAACAACACAACACGTAACCGTGCAGGCCGAAACGGTACAAATGGTGATGCACACCGTACACTGAACCGTTACGAGTCAAGCGTAACAGCGAGCCAAATGCTTTTTGATGGTTACGAAACAAGCAGCGAAATCTGCCAACAGAAAGAACGCTTCAACTCTGCACGTTACAACGTAATGGAAGTTGAAGAGACTGTTTCTCTTGCTGCTGTTGAAGCATACATTGAAGTTCTTCGTAACATGGAGCTTGTTGCTATCTCTAAAGATAACTACAACACGCACCTACGTTACCTGAAACAAATTAAACAACGCGCTGAAGGTGGCCGCGGTAACATGGCAGACGTTCGTCAGGCCGACGGTCGTGTAGCTCTTATCCGTGCAAACCTACAAGCAGCTGAAGGTGACCTTGCTAACGCGAAGGCAAACTACCTAGAAGTTGTTGGTAAACTACCAGAAGGCGTGAGCCTGCCAACTCCTCCAGTTGAGGTTCTACCATCTACTATTGATGATGCAATCGCTCGCGCTATTGCAAACAACCCAGCTCTTGGTAGTGCACAGCACGACATTAAAGCAGCTAAAGCAGCGAAACAAACTGCTAAAGCAAGCTTCTACCCTCGTTTTGATGCTGAACTAGAAGCATCACACGATCACAACCTAAGCGGCCAAAGCGAAAAAGGGACTGACCGTAACTACCAAGCCATGGTACGTATGCGTTACAACCTTTACAGCGGTGGTGCTGACCGTGCCCGTGTACGTGAGCGCGCAAGCCGTGTTCAAGAAGCCCGTGAATCTCTAGAAAGAGATCGCCGTCTCGTTGAAGAAGGCATGTATGTTGCTTGGAACAACCTAGAAACAGCAAGAACGCGTATCCAACCACTTAGTCAACACGTGATGGCATCTGATGCAACACGTAAGGCTTACAGTGAGCAGTTTGATATTGGTCAGCGTAGCTTGCTTGACCTTCTCGACTCTGAGATTGAGTTCTACGGTGCACGTAGCGCACTTGTAAACGCTAAATACGCACTTGATTTTGCAGTGTACAACGTACTTGCACAATCAGGTGAGCTTGCTAACACTGTTGGTGGGCACCGCTCTTAA